The sequence GCCACCGACCCGGCGGAGACGCTGCGGGCCGCGTTCACCGGACCGCTGGCCGCCGCCTCCGGCACGGCCGTGGCGCGACCCGGCGGCGACGTCCCGTCCGGTACGCCGTGGTGGCCGGTGCTCGGCGGCGCCGGCGCGCTGCTCGTCGTGGTGGTCGCCGGCCCGGCCGTCCGCCAGTGGGCGGTACGCCGCCGCGCCGAGCGGGACCGGCGGGCCACCCGGTGACCGCCGCCCTGCGGATGACCGGGGTGAGCGCCGACCTCGGGGGCCGCCCGGTGTTGCGCGACATCGACCTGCGGGTCGACCGGGGTCAGTTCGTCGCGCTGCTGGGGCCGAACGGCGCCGGCAAGACCACCCTCATGCGTGCCGCCCTCGGGCTGATCCGGCCGGCGGCCGGCGAGATCAGCGTCGCCGGGCGCCCGGTACGCCGCGCCGGCAGCGCCGCCGGTTACGTCCCCCAGCGCCACGAGTTCACCTGGGACTTCCCGGCCAGCGTGCAGGACGCCGTGCTCAGCGGGCTGGTCCGCCGGATCGGCCTGTTCCGCCGGCCGGCGGCCACCCACTGGCGGGCCGTCTGGGACGCCCTGGACCAGGTACGGCTCGCCGACCTGCGCACCCGGCCGGTGGGCGAGCTCTCCGGCGGGCAGCGCCAGCGGGTGCTGGTCGCCCGGGCGCTCGTGCTGGCCCCGCCCGTGCTGCTGCTGGACGAGCCGTTCACCGGCCTGGACATGCCCGCCCAGGAGACGCTGACCGAGCTGTTCGCCGGCATCGCCCGGGAGCGCGCGGTGCTGATGGCCAGCCACGACCTGGCCGCCGCGGCGTACACCTGCGACCGGCTGGTCCTGCTCAACCGCACCGTCGTCGCCGACGGGCCGGCATCCGCCCTGAGGGACCCGGCGATCTGGATGCGGGCCTTCGGCGTCGGCCCGGGCAGCCACCTGCTCAAAGCGCTCGCGCTACCGGTACCCGATGGAGTCTGACGTGTCCCCGCTGCAGTTCCTCACCGATCTGACCAACCCCGACCTGGCGTTCCTGCCCCGAGCGCTGACCATCGCGGTGCTCTCCGCCGTCATGTGCGGCGTCGTCGGCTGCTATGTCGTACTCCGGGGGATGGCCTTCATCGGCGACGCCGTCGCCCACGCGGTCTTCCCCGGCCTGGCCATCGCGTTCCTGTTCTCCGGCAGCCTGGTCCTCGGCGGCACCGCCGCCGGCATCGTCACCGCCCTGCTGGTCACCGTCTTCGCCCAGAACCGCCGGGTGAAGGAGGACTCGGTCATCGGGATCTTCTTCGTCGCCGCGTTCGCCCTCGGCATCGTGGTCATCTCCCGGGCCCCGGGCTACGCCGGCTCGCTGCAACAGTTCCTGTTCGGCTCGATCACCGGCATCCCGGACCGGGACCTGTACGTCGTCGGCGGCGCCACCGGCGTGGTGCTGATGACCGTGCTGCTGCTGCACAAGGAGTTCGTCGCCGTCACCCTGGACCGGGAGATGGCCCGCTCGCTGGGGCTGCGTACCTTCTGGCTCGACCTGGTGCTCTACGTGCTGGTCACCCTGGCGGTCGTGATGGCCGTCCAGACGATCGGCAACATCCTGGTCCTGGCCCTGCTGGTCACACCGGCGGCGACGGCCCGGCTGCTCACCGACCGGCTGGCCGTGATGATGGCGCTCGCCCCGGCGATCGGCGCCGGCTGCGCCGTGCTCGGGCTCTACCTGTCCTGGTCGTGGGATCTGCCGGTGGGCGGGACCATCGTGCTGACCCTCACCGCGGCCTTCCTCGGCGCCCAGGCGCTGGCGCCGCGTCACGGTCTGCTCGCCCGGCTCGCGGGCTGAACGCCGTGCCGCGGCGCGCCGCCGCGGCACGGCTCTCCCACCGCGCGCCGGGGGTGACCGCCCGCCGTGGCCGGACCCGGCCGCGACCGCTGCCGGAGGCACCGCCTGCCGACGCCCGGCTCGCCTCAGCCGCTGCCGGAGGCACCGCCTGCCGACGCCGGGCCCGCCTCAGCCGCTGCCGGAGTCAGCGGTGATCGTCTGCCGCCCCCGGCCGGCGGCCAGCACGTCGCGGGTGCGCGGCTGGTGTGCGAGCCGGTCGGCCAGGGTCGCGAGCGCGACGTCCACCGGCTGCGGTGCCCGGTCGTACGCCGAGCGCAGCTCCCGCAGCCAGGCGACGAAGTCGACGAAGATCGCGCTGTCGCCGAGGTAGACCGCCGCCGCCAGATACTCCAGCAGGTAGTGCAGCTCGGCGATGGTCTCCTCGATGCGCGTGGCCCAGTCCCGGCGCTGCGCCGCCAGATGCAGCCGGAATCCCTCCAGCATGCTGTCGACGAGCCGCCAGCGGTCCCGGACGAGCAACTGGTACTCGCCGTCGTCGACGAGGTCGGCGGCCCGCGGCGGCGCGGGCGGCGGCCAGTGGCTCAGCACCGCCGCGGCCGACAGCGCGTCGGGGGCCCAGGCGTCGGCGGCCATCCGCCGGGCGTACCGGCCGTCCGGGCCGAACGCGCAGCCCCCGACGAGGCCCGGCACGCCGGCCGCGCGGGCCGTCTGGAGGGCCCGGTGCGCCTGGGGCAGGTACGCCGGCAGGGTGACGCTCAGCGCCAGCGCGTCCGGC is a genomic window of Actinoplanes teichomyceticus ATCC 31121 containing:
- a CDS encoding cobalamin B12-binding domain-containing protein → MSPISGAERERFLHHLVQGDEVAALGCARTLLGAGLEPERILVDLIAPAQVRIGELWHNHRISVAQEHLATAIADRLVTTISQAGSRPAPPRGSVVVACPAGEWHALPARLLAEVLRARGWYVDFLGASVPPDDMSGYLRLRRPDALALSVTLPAYLPQAHRALQTARAAGVPGLVGGCAFGPDGRYARRMAADAWAPDALSAAAVLSHWPPPAPPRAADLVDDGEYQLLVRDRWRLVDSMLEGFRLHLAAQRRDWATRIEETIAELHYLLEYLAAAVYLGDSAIFVDFVAWLRELRSAYDRAPQPVDVALATLADRLAHQPRTRDVLAAGRGRQTITADSGSG
- a CDS encoding anchored repeat-type ABC transporter permease subunit, encoding MSPLQFLTDLTNPDLAFLPRALTIAVLSAVMCGVVGCYVVLRGMAFIGDAVAHAVFPGLAIAFLFSGSLVLGGTAAGIVTALLVTVFAQNRRVKEDSVIGIFFVAAFALGIVVISRAPGYAGSLQQFLFGSITGIPDRDLYVVGGATGVVLMTVLLLHKEFVAVTLDREMARSLGLRTFWLDLVLYVLVTLAVVMAVQTIGNILVLALLVTPAATARLLTDRLAVMMALAPAIGAGCAVLGLYLSWSWDLPVGGTIVLTLTAAFLGAQALAPRHGLLARLAG
- a CDS encoding anchored repeat-type ABC transporter ATP-binding subunit gives rise to the protein MTGVSADLGGRPVLRDIDLRVDRGQFVALLGPNGAGKTTLMRAALGLIRPAAGEISVAGRPVRRAGSAAGYVPQRHEFTWDFPASVQDAVLSGLVRRIGLFRRPAATHWRAVWDALDQVRLADLRTRPVGELSGGQRQRVLVARALVLAPPVLLLDEPFTGLDMPAQETLTELFAGIARERAVLMASHDLAAAAYTCDRLVLLNRTVVADGPASALRDPAIWMRAFGVGPGSHLLKALALPVPDGV